One genomic region from Terriglobales bacterium encodes:
- the serS gene encoding serine--tRNA ligase, which translates to MLDLAFVRENLALVEEKLRQRGLDPAALLGDFHALDAERRRLITEAETLQAERNRKSEEIARLKREKQDAAALIAETKVLRERAEEKQKRAEEKETALRALLASIPNLPHVSVPVGSGPEQNREERRWGAPPKFDFAPRPHWELGEQLGILDLPRAAKLSGARFAVYWDVGARLERALANFMLDVHTREHGYTEVLPPFLVNSDSLYGTGQLPKFAGDLFKCENADLWLVPTAEVPVTNLYRDEVLEAAQLPLSLTAYTPCFRSEAGSYGKDVRGIIRQHQFQKVELVKFAHPEKSYDELEKLTRDAATVLEKLGLHYRVVTLSTGDMGFAAAKTYDIEVWLAGQQVFREISSCSNFEAFQARRANIRFRREGKGKSEFVHTLNGSGLAIGRTWVALIEHYQQADGSVMIPEALRPYVGAERIAPRRL; encoded by the coding sequence ATGCTCGACCTTGCCTTCGTCCGGGAGAACCTCGCGCTGGTGGAAGAAAAGCTGCGGCAGCGCGGGCTGGATCCCGCCGCGCTGCTGGGCGACTTCCATGCCCTGGACGCGGAGCGCCGGCGCCTGATCACCGAAGCGGAGACGCTGCAGGCGGAACGCAACCGCAAGTCGGAAGAGATTGCGCGGCTCAAGCGCGAGAAGCAGGATGCAGCCGCGCTGATCGCCGAAACCAAGGTGCTCCGTGAGCGGGCGGAGGAGAAGCAGAAGCGGGCGGAAGAAAAAGAGACCGCACTGCGCGCGCTGCTGGCCTCGATCCCGAACCTGCCGCACGTGAGCGTTCCCGTGGGCTCGGGGCCCGAGCAGAACCGCGAAGAGCGCCGCTGGGGCGCTCCGCCCAAGTTCGATTTCGCGCCCAGGCCGCACTGGGAGCTGGGCGAGCAGTTGGGCATCCTCGACCTGCCGCGGGCGGCCAAGCTTTCCGGAGCGCGCTTCGCCGTCTACTGGGACGTGGGCGCGCGGCTGGAACGGGCCCTGGCCAACTTCATGCTCGATGTGCATACGCGGGAGCACGGCTACACCGAAGTGCTGCCCCCGTTCCTGGTGAACTCCGATTCGCTGTACGGGACGGGCCAACTGCCCAAGTTCGCCGGCGACCTGTTCAAGTGCGAGAACGCCGACCTGTGGCTGGTGCCCACGGCCGAAGTCCCGGTGACCAACCTGTACCGCGACGAGGTCCTGGAGGCGGCGCAGCTTCCGCTCTCGCTCACCGCCTACACGCCCTGCTTCCGCAGCGAGGCCGGGTCGTACGGCAAGGACGTGCGGGGCATCATCCGCCAACACCAGTTCCAGAAGGTGGAGCTGGTGAAGTTCGCGCATCCGGAAAAGTCCTATGACGAGCTGGAGAAGCTGACGCGCGACGCAGCCACGGTGCTGGAAAAGCTGGGGCTGCACTACCGGGTGGTGACCTTGTCCACCGGCGACATGGGCTTCGCCGCCGCCAAGACCTACGACATCGAGGTATGGCTGGCCGGGCAGCAGGTGTTCCGCGAGATCTCGTCCTGCTCGAACTTCGAAGCTTTTCAGGCGCGGCGCGCCAACATCCGCTTCCGCCGCGAAGGCAAAGGCAAGAGCGAGTTCGTGCACACGCTGAACGGGAGCGGACTGGCCATCGGGCGCACCTGGGTGGCGCTCATCGAGCACTACCAGCAGGCCGACGGTTCGGTGATGATTCCGGAAGCGCTGCGGCCGTACGTGGGCGCGGAACGCATCGCACCGCGCAGACTGTAG